GATTTAAGACCAATCATATCAGCAACTAAAACAGTAGGAAAGTATTTGAAAAAAGGCTCTATAGTAGTATATGAATCTACTGTTTATCCAGGCTTAACAGAAGAAGAATGCGTTCCTATTTTACAGCAGGAAAGTGGTTTGAAATGGAAAGAAGATTTTAACGTTGGATACTCGCCAGAAAGGGTTAATCCGGGGGATAAAAATCACACGATAGATAAAATCATAAAAGTAGTTGCGGGGGATACACCAAAAATTACCGAATTTTTAGCACAACTTTATGGAAGTGTCATAACAGCAGGAATTCACAGAGCACCTAATATAAAAACAGCAGAAGCTGCAAAAGTTATAGAAAACACTCAAAGAGATTTAAACATTGCATTAATGAACGAGCTTTCTATAATCTTTAACAAAATAGGGATTGATACAAAAGAAGTTTTAGAAGCAGCAGGGACAAAGTGGAACTTTTTAAAATTTGAGCCAGGACTTGTAGGTGGTCATTGTATTGGAGTAGACCCATACTATCTAACCTTCAAAGCACAAGCAATTGGCTACCATCCGGAAGTTATACTTGCAGGAAGAAGAATTAATGACTACATGGGAAAATACGTTGCAGAAAACACAGTAAAAAAACTAATCAAAGCAGGAAAACAGATAAAAGGAAGTAAAGTCCTTATTCTTGGTCTTACGTTTAAAGAAAACATCTCTGATATAAGAAATACAAAAGTTATAGATGTAGTCAATGAACTAAAAGACTTTGGAATCAACGTTTATGTTTATGACCCATACGCCTACCCAGAGGAAGTAAAGCATGAGTATGGAATAGATTTACTTGAAGATATTAACTCTCAAAAACCCTACGACGCTGTAATAGTTGCAGTCAGACACAATGTTTTTATGCAAGAAAAAGACCTTAGCTTTTACAAAAACTTGATGAATTCTAATCCTGTACTTATAGACATAAAAGGCATATACGATAAAGAAAAAGCCATCAAAAACGGATTTTTGTATTGGAGATTGTGAAGAAATTAGGAGACTGTTCCAAAAACCAATAGTGTTATTCTGAAGCCGTGTGAAGAATCTCGTATTTTTCTTTTCAAGTCAAAAAATCAAAAAGGAGATCCTTCGGACTTACGTCCTCAGGATGTTCTATGTTAAATGTCAAGTGCAAAAATTTTCATCAAATGGTCATTTATTCTTTAATACACCATATGCCTGCCTTAATAACTTATGTGCTACAGCTACTAATGCTAACTTTTTAGCCTTACCTTTACTTACTAATCTTTCGTATAATTCTCTACAGTATTTGTTAAACCTTATTGCTGATAATGCTGCCATGTATAATATCTTTCTTGCATATGGATTTCCCATCTTCTTTATGGGAGTTAAAATTTAAAATAATGTTGTGTCTAAATAAAATTATAAGGAGGAGTAGTAATGGATAAGAAAGAATACTTTGAAAAAATATTAGACAGATCAACTGAAGAATTAGTAAAAGAACTTTTCCCAAACGGTATAACAACTCAAGAAAAGATAGGTATAAGAAAGCTTTTAGAATCTGTTGTAGAACTGGTCATGAACCAAGAAAGAAATTTCTTCCTTGAAAATGATGAAGATAACAAAGCAAATGGATACTACGAAAGAAACCTAAATACTGGTTCTTTCAAGCTTAACATAATGCAAACCATCGGCTATGTTTAGTTCATTTACAAAAGAATGTTAGAAATATGTTTTTTAAAATATCCAGAAAGTCTAAGAAAGCACATATACACAACAAATACAGTGGAAAGTGTTAATAGTATAATAGAGAAGGTAAGAATAAATTTAGGATATTTTCAATTTGTGGATATTCTTGAGATAAATCTGCTTATACAAAGAGATAATTTAAAGAATAGAAAATGGAAAAAGCCTATACCTGCTTTTAAAGGAGCTTCTTATGAAATTCTACAATTGTTTAATAAAAAGTTTTCGATCCAGACACAAAATTATTGACAAGTCTCGTCTAAAATATCCTGATCGGTCTTAAAAGACCAATGACAAGAACTTGATCTGCCCTTCCTTTTTTCTCCCATGCCTATAATTATTATAAAATCTTATTCTCTTATAGTTTAAAAATTTTTGGTATATTTAATATACGATGACAAAGAAAGTGAAAAGGTGAGAAGTTAGAAGTAAAGTATTGTTATTCTAAAGCCGAGCGGATAATATCCTACTGTTATTGAATTTTTCACCCGACTTGTATAGAATTTTTTATATCATATAGAGTAAATTTAACAAAACAGTTTAAAAGGAACCAATAAATGAAAAAATGGTTAATCATATTAATTTTGATAGCGATAGGCTATTATGTCTCTCAAAACGTTAGAAAATGGCAAGAAAAATATCATTCGGTTGTTTTTGAAGAAAGTAATAATAAATCAAATGAAGAAAATCCTTCAATTACATACAAAACTTCTATAGACAAGCTTAAATCATTAAAAGAAGAAGACAAAAACCAATCTGAAACTTCTAATGTAAATGAAGAAAAACCAAAGGATAAAGACAAAGAAGCAGAGAAAAAAGCAGAAGAGGAAATTAAAAAATTAGTTGGAGTTCAGCCACCTAAAAAAGAAGAATCCTTTATTGAAAAAGTAGAAAATTTTATTAAAATGATTAAAGAAAAGATTGTTGGAGGAAATCAATGACGGATTTTAAATTTAACACGATAGATGAAGCCATAGAAGATATTTTAAACGGAAAAATGGTTATTGTTGTAGATGACCCAGACAGGGAAAATGAAGGAGACCTTGTTTGTGCAGCAGAAAAAGTAACGCCAGAAATCATAAATTTTATGGCAAAAGAAGGTAGAGGATTAATCTGCTTATCTATGCTGCCAGAAAGACTCAAAGAGCTTGATATCCAACTAATGACAACCAACAACACAGACCCAAAGGGAACTGCTTTTTGTGTATCTATTGATGCACATCCAAAATATGGAATAACAACAGGTATATCTGCTTATGAAAGAGCAACTACGGTAAAATTAGCAGTTAGCCCGGAAGCTAAACCACAGGATTTTGTAAGACCGGGACACGTATTCCCGTTAATGGCTAAAAAAGGTGGGGTATTAGAAAGAACGGGACACACAGAAGCTTCTGTTGACCTTGCAAGACTTGCAGGTTTATATCCTGCTGGCGTTATATGTGAAATTATGAAAGAAGATGGTACAATGGCAAGACTTCCTGATTTGATGGAGTTTGCAAAAAAACACAATCTTAAAATCATTACAATTGCAGACTTAGTTAAATACAGACTGAAAAAAGAAAAGCTTGTTTCAAGAGAAGCAGAGGCATTCTTACCTACAAAGTATGGTGTATTTAAGATATATGGTTACAAAAGTTTAGTTGATAATACTGAGCATGTAGCACTTGTGATGGGAGAAATAAGAGAAGATGAGTCTGTTCTTGTAAGAGTTCATTCAGAATGTTTGACAGGTGATATATTTGGTTCTTTAAGATGTGATTGTCAAAATCAATTACACTTAGCACTTAAAAAGATAGCTGAAGAAGGTAAAGGTGTTTTAGTATACATGAGAGGACATGAAGGAAGAGGAATTGGAATTATTAATAAATTAAAAGCATACAGGCTTCAAGATGAAGGTTATGATACAGTTGAAGCAAATCATAAACTTGGATTTAATGCAGATTTAAGAGATTTTGGAACAGGTGCACAAATTCTATTAGACCTTGGAGTTAAAAAAATGAGACTTATGACAAATAATCCAAGAAAGATAGTAGCTTTAGAAGGCTTTGGACTTGAAATCGTTGAAAGGGTACCTATTGTTACACAAACAAATCCACATAATGAAAAGTATATAAAAGCTAAAAAAGATAAACTCGGACATATGATAGAAGGATTGGAAGACTTAAAATGCGATATTTAAGCTATCTGGCATTTTTGCTGATGTATCTATTTTTAACCTCCTGTGAAAAAGGTTTAGAGCTTTTTCAGGAGAAAGATTTACTTGAAAGACCAACTTCAAAAAGATGCGCAGAATGTCATGAGAATATATACAATCAGTTTAAAGAATCAAGGCATGCAATGTCTTGGATAAGTCCAGAATTTAAAAGAGGAAGTGAAAATTACTCAAAAGAAAAATGTCTTTCATGTCATGCACCTTATGAGATAACCATTAATGAAAAACCAAAGCTTAGAGATGCACACAGAGAAGATGGAGTTAACTGTGTAGCCTGTCACTTTAAAGATTCTACAAAAAGTATGCATGGACCTTACGATGTATTTTCTCCACCCCATCCGTCAACACAAGATTTAATATATACAAAAGCAGAAGTATGCTCAGGATGCCATCAAGAAACATACAAACAATGGAAAATGGTCAGCACAGATAAAAACTGTCAACAGTGTCATATGCCTGCCGAAAAAGGAAGCTTGATTCAAAAATTTCCATTTACATACATGCACCTACCAAAGGAAGTTCATCATCACGGATTTATAGTTCCAAAATCAAAACAAGAATTTTTTGAAGTAAAGGCAGAAAAAACAGATAAGACACTAAAACTCACAATCTTAAATAAAAAAGTTCCCCATAATGTACCAACAGCAGATAACGGAAAGCCTAAATACTACGCTGATGTGACCTTTTTTAAAGACGGAAAAGAAGTTTATTCTGACAGCATAACAGTTCTTCCAAATGATCCGTTCGTAAATGGTAAAGAAAAAGTTTTAGAATTTAACTCAGTAGCAGATTTTGACAAAGTTAGAGTAGTTTTAAGCAGAAAATTATCTTGGCAGGAAAAACCAGAAAAAATAGCATCTTATGACTTTTAGACCATTAAACCCAAACGAGAAAGAAATAATAAAAAGTTTCTTAAAAGATATCTTTGAAAGAGATTTTGATGATTCTTTTTTTAGCGAAAACAACAATCCAACAGTTTTAGAAATAAATGGTCAAATCATAGGATTTTTAAGCTACTTTTATATTTTAGATGAAGCAGAGCTTTTTCTAATAGCTGTCAAAAAAGAGTTTCAAGGTTTAGGATATGGTAAAATTTTGTTAGAGTATCTTTTGAATAAGCTAAAAGAGAATAACGTAAAGGTTTGCTACTTAGAAGTTTCTTTAAAAAATTCAAGAGCAATCAATCTATACAAAAAGCTTGGTTTTTATGAATATGGTTATAGAGAAAAGTATTATTCAAGCTTAGACGATGCAATTTTGATGAAAAAGGAGCTATAAATGGAGATAAGAGGAAGAAAATTAGAACTTTTAATACCGGAAGATAAAATTCAAGAAAAAGTCAAAGAACTTGCAAAAGCTGTAAGTAGAGAATTCAATGGCGAAGAGCTTTATGTTATAGGCATTTTAAAAGGTTCATTTATGTTTTTTGCTGATTTGGTAAGAAATTTGGAAGGAAAAATTTTTATTGATTTTATGCAGGTATCTTCCTATAAAACAGAGATGGAAAGTTTTGGAGAGGTTATCTTTATAAAAGATATGTCTGTTGACATTAAAGATAAAAACGTATTGATTGTAGACGACATTATAGATACAGGAAGAACTTTAAAAGCTTTAGTTGAAGCATTATCTTTAAGAGAGCCAAAAAAATTAAAAACATGTGTGCTTTTAGATAAAAGAGAAAGAAGAGAAGTGGATTATAATGCTAATTTTTACGGGTTTGAAATTCCGGATAAATTTGTGGTTGGATATGGACTTGATTGGGCGGAAGAAGGAAGAAACTTAAAAGAAATTTATGCGGTAGTTTGAGGAATTTTATATGGGGAAAAAATTATTTGAAGGTATATACAAGTTTAAAAATCAAGATTTTGAAAAATACAAAGATATATTTGAAAAACTTAAGGATAAACAAAATCCACATACCTTATTTATTGGATGTTCAGATTCTAGAATAATTCCAGATTTAATAATAAAAACTATGCCCGGCGAGCTTTTTACAGTTAGAAATATAGCTAATATAGTACCACCGTATAGAGATACACAAGAATACGTTGCAACCACCTCTGCCATAGAGTACGCAGTTTTAGTCTTAAATGTTGAAAATATAGTAGTCTGCGGGCACTCAAACTGTGGCGGATGTTATAGTGCATTACATAAAGAAAATTTAGAAAACATTCCTCATGTTAAAAAATGGATTGAATTGATAGAACCATCGGTCGATTATGCGAAGAAAATTTGTATAGAAAATAATGAACTTAAATTAGAGATGGCGGTTGAACAGATAAACATAGTAAATCAGATTAAAAATCTTTTGACATATCCATTTGTAAAAGAACGATTTGAAGATGGAAAATTAAACATATATGGCTGGTATTATGTTATAGATACTGGAGACATTTATAACTACGATATGGAAGATGGAACGTTTAAACTAATAACTTAGGAGAGAGAAATCATGAAAATGGTAGATGTTTCTATAAAGTTTGAAACTATTAGAGAGGCAATAGCTGAAGGGAAAATATACTTGTCTAAGGAAACAGTAGAGCTTATAAGGAATAAACAAATTCCAAAGGGAGATGTACTCACAGCTTCCATGATGGCTGGAATGATGGGGGCAAAAAAAACACCTGAGATATTACCTTTTTGCCATCCAATCATGATAGACCAAGCATTTGTAGAAGTTGAGCTTCATGAAGATGGAGTATATGCAAAATCTTTTGTTAGATGCATAGGCAGAACCGGCGTAGAAATGGAAGCCTTAACGGCAGTTTCTGCTGCACTTTTAAATGTGTATGATATGTGTAAAGCTTTTGATAAAAATATGATTATCTCAGATATTAAACTTTTATCTAAAAAAGGCGGAAAATCTGACTATGAAGAAGACCTTTCTGGCTTAAATTGTGCGGTAATCACTTTAAGTGATTCATGTTATAAAGGTAAGGCTCAAGACAAAAGCGGAAAAACAGCAATAGATATTATCGAAAATGAATTTGGTGGCAAGGTTTTGGATTATACAATCCTTCCTGATGATAAGGAAAAATTAGTAGAAAAACTCAAATCTTTAATAGATAAAGTAGATATTATCTTTACAACAGGCGGAACAGGATTTAGTAAAAGAGACAATGCTCCGGAAGCAACAAAAGAAGTGATAGAAAAGGAGATGATAGGCTTTTCTGAAGCTATGAGAATCGTCGGAATTAAATTTACTCCAAAATCTCTTTTGTCAAGAGCTGTTTGTGGTATAGCAGGAGACCATACCTTAATAATCAATTTACCGGGTAGCACCGGCGGAGTAAAAGATAATTTAAGAATGATTGCACCATTGTTAAAACATGCAATCAGAATGGCAAAAGGTGAAAAGAAACATTGAAAAATAAAGCTTTAATCGTTTTTGCTTTAATGTGGAATAAAAATAAGCAAAATTACTTAACAAAAGCCATAGATGAATTACAAAAAAATTTTGGAAGTATCATTCTTCAATCAAAAGAATTTGGCTTAGAATACTCTCATTATTATGAAAAAGAGATGGGAGAAGGTTTGATAAAGAAATTTATTCTTTTTGATGAAATAATAGACAAAGAAGACAGTGTAAAAATAAAAAAGTACTCTATGGAGTTAGAAGATAGTTTACGTGTAGACGGCAGAAGGACAGTTAACATAGACCCGGTTTACGTTGATGAATATCAAGTTGTAGCACTTAGCCATAAAGACAAGGGTTCAAGAATATATTTATCAAACGGCGTTTATGCTGAAATACAGCTACTTTACCATCATGGAAGTTTTCAGCCACTGCTATGGAGTTATTTAGATTATAAAGAAAATGCCGATTTTTTTAATGAAGTACGAAGAATTTATTTGAAAAATAAGAAAGTTAGAGAGCGAGATAGTGAGATGCAAGATGTTAATAAAATTTATTGCTCTTCCTCGTCGTACATTACATCTTAAATTTGTAGAAATTGCTTACATCTTAAACAAAATTTGATAAATACATTGCAGTTACAGTGTCCATTGTTTGGACATGATTTATAATCCATGGTTTAAAAACATTTTCAAGATAATCTTTTACTGTTTTTATATCTCCTTTCTCTTTAAGTATCTTTTCTAAGGATTTTAACTCATACAAAACTCTGTCATGTTCTGCTCTGTGCATTGGATATGCAAAAAAGTTGTATTTTTCCATTAATCCTTGCTCAAATGTAAAATGATTGATAACATCATTTAAAAACTCATCAAAGTATTTTAAAATTTCAGCTGCATCTTCATTTTTAACAATTGCATCATAAAGCTTATTTACTATTTCAATTTCTACATCATGAACTTCGTTCATATCATTTAATGCAACTCTTGGAATTTCATTCTCTTTTATTAGCATTTTTTTATCTCCTAATTAAAGATTTTAAGACCATTATATCTGAATTTTAATTTAAAATCAATCCTCTAATAGAGGGTGTTCCAATAATAGAAGGTGTTCTAAAAAAGTTTTTAATAAAGGTATCATCTTGCCTGTCATTTTGTAGCTGTGCGAAGAATCTTTGCCTTCATGTCTCTATTCTGTCATTCTGAGCGAAGCGAAGAATCTAATTTTCTCTCTTTTTAAAGGAAGTGATCCTTCAGCCTTCGGCTTCAGGATAACAAAAAATGTAAACTTAAAAAATTTGGAACATATTCCCTTCTCACTTATTCAAATTGTCTTATGTGATAAAATAAAAAATTAAATTTATTTCAATTTAAAGGGGTATGCGTTGAAAGTTGATGTAAAAATAAAGTTAATAATTGTTTTTCTTTTGCTTGTTGGGTCTATTTATCTAATGATGACAAAACAGCCAAAGCTTGGCTTGGATATCCAAGGTGGTGTAAGTATCACATTAAAAGTTGACATTGATAAAGTAATCAACGACCAATACGCACATCTTGGAAAGGACATAGAAAAGAAATTTAAAGAAAATGGCATAGAGCTTTTAAATTACAAAATAGAAAATCAATCTCTAACGTTGGTTCTTTTAGACCCAACAAAGATAGACAAAGCAAAAGAGGTTCTTAAAAAGGAGTTTCCGCAGGTAGTTGTTGAAGATAAAGACGGCAATCTATTAGTTAGATTTACAGATTGGGAGTTAAACAGAATAAAAACTCAAACTATGAAACAAGCAGTAGAGACTTTAAGAAACAGAATTGACCAATTTGGAACGCTTTCTGCAAACATCACTCAAAAAGGCAAAGATAGGGTATTGGTTGAAATACCGGGTGTTATAGACTTAAACAGAGCCAAATCTATCATTGGAAAAACTGCACAACTTGAACTAAAAGAAGTTGTAAATTCTGCTTTAAGTAAAGAAGAGTTATTAAAAGATTATCCAAATGGCTTGCCTGATGACCTTGAAATCTTGGAAGGTCAAGAAGAAGTAGTAAACGGTCAGCCTGTAAAAGAATGGTTTTTAGTTAAAAAAACTCCTGTTATAACGGGAGCTATGCTTAAAGATGCAAGGGTTTCAACAGACCAAGCAGGAAATCCGGCGGTTAATTTTGAGCTTACATCAGAAGGAGCAGAAATATTTGGTGAAGCTACAAGTAAAATGATTGGTAAAAGGCTTGCAATAGTTCTTGATGGAAAGGTTATGTCTGCACCTGTGATTAGGTCAAGAATAACATCATCAGGACAGATAACGGGAAGATTTACAACAGAAGAGGCTAATGATTTAGCGGTAGTTTTAAGAGCCGGAGCATTACCCGCACCGGTAGAAATAATAGAAGAAACAGTAATCGGTCCAACCCTTGGAAAAGAATCTATCGATAAAACTCTAACAGCAGGAATTGTATCTTTTGTTCTCGTTGGACTTTTTATGATATTCAGATATGTAGTATCAGGATTTATTGCAGTAGTTGCACTTCTTTTCAACTTAATGCTGCTTTGGGTGACAATGCTTTTATTTGACATTACTTTAACACTTCCGGGTATTGCAGGTATCATATTAAACATAGGTATGGGTGTTGATGGAAACGTTGTTATCTTTGAAAGAATAAAAGAAGAGCTTAAAAATGGTAAAACACTAAGAGTTGCCATAGAAGAAGGATTTAAAAGAGGTTTTAATGCAGTTTTTGACTCACACATAACAGTAATAATTGCAGCACTTGCTTTACTTGAGTTTGGAAATGCACCACTTAAAGGCTTTGCAGCAACACTATCTATTGGTACATTCATAAACTTATTTACTGCTGTATTTTTAACAAAAATGCTGCTTGATTTAGTCCTCGGCGGCAAAAAATACTTTAAATACGCTGTTTAGGAGATAGAAAATGAGAAATTTTATGGTAGAACCACCAAATATAGACTTTTTAAAGATTAGAAAAATAGGCTATGGGATATCTTTAAGCTTGTTAATTTTAAGCTTTGTTTTATTCTTTACGAAAGGGTTTAATCTTGGGCTTGATTTTACAGGTGGAACGTCGATTCAAGTTAAATTTAACCAGCAGATAAGAGTTTCTGATATTAGAAATCTACTTAAAGATGTAGATTTAGCAGACTCTTTAATTCAAGAAGTAGGAACTAACAAAGATGAAGTCGAAATTAGAGTACCGGCTAAAAAGGGAAGTTCAAGCGTTGTTCTTGAAAAAGTGAAAAAAGCATTAGATAGCAAATACCAAGGTCAGTATGAGATAAGAAAGGTAGAGTTTATAGATGCTTTGGTTGGAAGTGAGATGGCAAAAGCCAGCGTGTACTCTATGGTTTTTGTAATGCTTGGGATTTTACTTTTTGTAGGTTATAGATATGAGCCTTTATTTGCAATTGCAGCTGTAATTCCCCTGTTCCATGATGCAATCATCACACTTGGTATATTCTCACTTCTTGGAAAAGAGATAGACCTTACAGTAATTGCGGCAATCTTAACAGTTCTTGGGTACTCTTTAAACGATACAATCATCGTTTTTGATAGAATCAGAGAAAACATAAAAGCCCGTGGAAGAAAAAATATGGAAAGCATCATTAACAGAAGTATTAACGAAAACTTAGCAAGAACGATAATCACATCAGGAACAGCATTATTTTCTGTAATTGCGATATACTTTTTTGGTGGAGAATCTCTTCAAAACTTCGCATTAGCACTGCTTATAGGTATTGTTTTTGGTACTTACTCATCAATTTACGTTGCTGCACCTTTGATTTTAGAAGTTGAAAAAATTTTAAGAGCAAAAGCAAAAAAAGAAACGGTAGGAGCGTAAATGAGATACTTAGAAAGACTAAAAAATCTAAAAGCCTATAAAACAGAAACAACACCTTGTAAAGTAAAACTATCTTCAAATGAAAGCCCATTTGACCTATCAGATAAATTAAAAGAAAGAATATCTCAAGAAATTAAAAAAATAAACTTTCAAAGATATCCAGACCCACATGCTACAAGACTTAAAGAAGCAATAGCCAATTTTGTAAATTCAGAAGAAAATCTAAATATAGCGCCAGAAAACCTTGTTCTTGGAAATGGTTCAGATGAGTTGATACATCTTTTAATCACAGTTATTGGAGATTTAAAAAATCCAGTTGCCTATCCAATACCAACCTTTCCTATGTATCAAGTTTCTTCTGACGTAATTGGAAGACCAAAGGTAGAGTTTGAGCTTGATGAAAATTTTCAGCTTACAAAAGAAGAGATAGATAAAGCATTATCAAAAAATCCTGATGCTTTCTTCTTTGCATCCCCAAACAACCCAACAGGAAACAGCTTTAACAAAAGTTTAATAAAATACGTGATAGATAAAGGAGTTTTTACAGTAATAGACGAAGCATACATCCACTTTTCAGATAAAGAAAGCTTTATAAAAGAAGCTCTGCAGTATGATAACGTAGTTGTATTAAGAACAATGTCAAAGGTAGGACTTGCAAGTATAAGACTTGGCTATCTAATAGCAAAAAAAGAAGTAGCTCAAGAGATAAACAAAGCAAGACTGCCATTTAACATTACCTACCCAACACAGGTAATAGGAGAAATTGTACTAACAGAAGGATTAGATGAATTAAATCAGCAAATAAAAGCTGTAAGAGAAGAAAGAACAAGAGTGATGTCAGAAATTTCTAAGATAAAACATATAAAAGTCTATCCATCAGATGCAAACTTTTTCTTGATGAAAGTTCCAAACGGAGACCTGCTTCACAAACAGCTAATAGAAAAAGGCGTCCTTGTAAGAAACATGTCTCATCTTCCAAAGCTTGAAAACTGCTTAAGAGTTTCTATTG
This is a stretch of genomic DNA from Sulfurihydrogenibium sp. YO3AOP1. It encodes these proteins:
- a CDS encoding hemerythrin family protein; the encoded protein is MLIKENEIPRVALNDMNEVHDVEIEIVNKLYDAIVKNEDAAEILKYFDEFLNDVINHFTFEQGLMEKYNFFAYPMHRAEHDRVLYELKSLEKILKEKGDIKTVKDYLENVFKPWIINHVQTMDTVTAMYLSNFV
- the hpt gene encoding hypoxanthine phosphoribosyltransferase, which encodes MEIRGRKLELLIPEDKIQEKVKELAKAVSREFNGEELYVIGILKGSFMFFADLVRNLEGKIFIDFMQVSSYKTEMESFGEVIFIKDMSVDIKDKNVLIVDDIIDTGRTLKALVEALSLREPKKLKTCVLLDKRERREVDYNANFYGFEIPDKFVVGYGLDWAEEGRNLKEIYAVV
- a CDS encoding DUF4416 family protein; this encodes MKNKALIVFALMWNKNKQNYLTKAIDELQKNFGSIILQSKEFGLEYSHYYEKEMGEGLIKKFILFDEIIDKEDSVKIKKYSMELEDSLRVDGRRTVNIDPVYVDEYQVVALSHKDKGSRIYLSNGVYAEIQLLYHHGSFQPLLWSYLDYKENADFFNEVRRIYLKNKKVRERDSEMQDVNKIYCSSSSYITS
- the secD gene encoding protein translocase subunit SecD, whose translation is MKVDVKIKLIIVFLLLVGSIYLMMTKQPKLGLDIQGGVSITLKVDIDKVINDQYAHLGKDIEKKFKENGIELLNYKIENQSLTLVLLDPTKIDKAKEVLKKEFPQVVVEDKDGNLLVRFTDWELNRIKTQTMKQAVETLRNRIDQFGTLSANITQKGKDRVLVEIPGVIDLNRAKSIIGKTAQLELKEVVNSALSKEELLKDYPNGLPDDLEILEGQEEVVNGQPVKEWFLVKKTPVITGAMLKDARVSTDQAGNPAVNFELTSEGAEIFGEATSKMIGKRLAIVLDGKVMSAPVIRSRITSSGQITGRFTTEEANDLAVVLRAGALPAPVEIIEETVIGPTLGKESIDKTLTAGIVSFVLVGLFMIFRYVVSGFIAVVALLFNLMLLWVTMLLFDITLTLPGIAGIILNIGMGVDGNVVIFERIKEELKNGKTLRVAIEEGFKRGFNAVFDSHITVIIAALALLEFGNAPLKGFAATLSIGTFINLFTAVFLTKMLLDLVLGGKKYFKYAV
- the moaCB gene encoding bifunctional molybdenum cofactor biosynthesis protein MoaC/MoaB; the protein is MKMVDVSIKFETIREAIAEGKIYLSKETVELIRNKQIPKGDVLTASMMAGMMGAKKTPEILPFCHPIMIDQAFVEVELHEDGVYAKSFVRCIGRTGVEMEALTAVSAALLNVYDMCKAFDKNMIISDIKLLSKKGGKSDYEEDLSGLNCAVITLSDSCYKGKAQDKSGKTAIDIIENEFGGKVLDYTILPDDKEKLVEKLKSLIDKVDIIFTTGGTGFSKRDNAPEATKEVIEKEMIGFSEAMRIVGIKFTPKSLLSRAVCGIAGDHTLIINLPGSTGGVKDNLRMIAPLLKHAIRMAKGEKKH
- a CDS encoding nucleotide sugar dehydrogenase, with product MMRVEDFLKNGKEKIAIVGLGYVGLPLAVLFDTKFNVIGFDINPARIKELKQGFDRTKEVEKEKLLNCQIEFTDNPEKLKEARVIIITVPTPVDKHNIPDLRPIISATKTVGKYLKKGSIVVYESTVYPGLTEEECVPILQQESGLKWKEDFNVGYSPERVNPGDKNHTIDKIIKVVAGDTPKITEFLAQLYGSVITAGIHRAPNIKTAEAAKVIENTQRDLNIALMNELSIIFNKIGIDTKEVLEAAGTKWNFLKFEPGLVGGHCIGVDPYYLTFKAQAIGYHPEVILAGRRINDYMGKYVAENTVKKLIKAGKQIKGSKVLILGLTFKENISDIRNTKVIDVVNELKDFGINVYVYDPYAYPEEVKHEYGIDLLEDINSQKPYDAVIVAVRHNVFMQEKDLSFYKNLMNSNPVLIDIKGIYDKEKAIKNGFLYWRL
- the rimI gene encoding ribosomal protein S18-alanine N-acetyltransferase, which encodes MTFRPLNPNEKEIIKSFLKDIFERDFDDSFFSENNNPTVLEINGQIIGFLSYFYILDEAELFLIAVKKEFQGLGYGKILLEYLLNKLKENNVKVCYLEVSLKNSRAINLYKKLGFYEYGYREKYYSSLDDAILMKKEL
- a CDS encoding multiheme c-type cytochrome; the encoded protein is MYLFLTSCEKGLELFQEKDLLERPTSKRCAECHENIYNQFKESRHAMSWISPEFKRGSENYSKEKCLSCHAPYEITINEKPKLRDAHREDGVNCVACHFKDSTKSMHGPYDVFSPPHPSTQDLIYTKAEVCSGCHQETYKQWKMVSTDKNCQQCHMPAEKGSLIQKFPFTYMHLPKEVHHHGFIVPKSKQEFFEVKAEKTDKTLKLTILNKKVPHNVPTADNGKPKYYADVTFFKDGKEVYSDSITVLPNDPFVNGKEKVLEFNSVADFDKVRVVLSRKLSWQEKPEKIASYDF
- a CDS encoding carbonic anhydrase — its product is MGKKLFEGIYKFKNQDFEKYKDIFEKLKDKQNPHTLFIGCSDSRIIPDLIIKTMPGELFTVRNIANIVPPYRDTQEYVATTSAIEYAVLVLNVENIVVCGHSNCGGCYSALHKENLENIPHVKKWIELIEPSVDYAKKICIENNELKLEMAVEQINIVNQIKNLLTYPFVKERFEDGKLNIYGWYYVIDTGDIYNYDMEDGTFKLIT
- a CDS encoding bifunctional 3,4-dihydroxy-2-butanone-4-phosphate synthase/GTP cyclohydrolase II — its product is MTDFKFNTIDEAIEDILNGKMVIVVDDPDRENEGDLVCAAEKVTPEIINFMAKEGRGLICLSMLPERLKELDIQLMTTNNTDPKGTAFCVSIDAHPKYGITTGISAYERATTVKLAVSPEAKPQDFVRPGHVFPLMAKKGGVLERTGHTEASVDLARLAGLYPAGVICEIMKEDGTMARLPDLMEFAKKHNLKIITIADLVKYRLKKEKLVSREAEAFLPTKYGVFKIYGYKSLVDNTEHVALVMGEIREDESVLVRVHSECLTGDIFGSLRCDCQNQLHLALKKIAEEGKGVLVYMRGHEGRGIGIINKLKAYRLQDEGYDTVEANHKLGFNADLRDFGTGAQILLDLGVKKMRLMTNNPRKIVALEGFGLEIVERVPIVTQTNPHNEKYIKAKKDKLGHMIEGLEDLKCDI